The region AATTCGTCTTCAGCAACAAACAAATTAATTTTATGTCTGATGCTTAAAATTCTTCCCGGTTCTTTCTCAAAAAGATTATCGAATGTAAATGAAGTTGATCCTGGCAGACTTTCTTTTTTAAATTCTAAAGGCAAGCGGAAATCTATAATCTGTAATCTGTTGTCATTTTTAATCAATCTGTAAGCTAATTCATCTACAGTCATACTTTTTAAATTGTAACTATTTACAAATTCTTTATCTGAAACTAACTCCTGTAAATGATCTTTTCTCTCGGTTAATACAAAAGCAGAAACTGAAAGCACAAATCCAATTATTCCTAAAGTAACATAATAAGGTGTAAATCTGAAAACAGGTTTTTTAATTCCGTTTACTTTATTCTCAATTATAGATACCATCCAAAACATTGAAAGTGCAATTGCAGTTAATATAAAAGCAAAAACAGTTTGCTGCATCCCAAGCAAATCAAATACTCTTACATTTCCCCAGCTTTCAGCTTTATATAAACCTTCCCATATTGGATAACCTTCTGCAAAAATAAAAACTCCAATAAATGAGCCAGCAACAAAAATCATTGCATCAATCTTTCCAATTGCTGCCGCACAGATACTTGTACCCGGACAGAATCCACCAATAACAAAACCTAAACCCATAATCAGTCCACCAACAATAGCAGACCAGAGAAATGTTGGATTTATATAAGTTAGACTTATATCCAACAAACCGAAATGTTCAAATGCAATAACACCAATCATTGCAACAACACC is a window of Ignavibacterium sp. DNA encoding:
- a CDS encoding YeeE/YedE thiosulfate transporter family protein, with the protein product MGPLVPDIVGPELNYIAALIIGIFFGVILEQAGFSTSKKLVGLFYGYDFTVLRVFFTAGVVAMIGVIAFEHFGLLDISLTYINPTFLWSAIVGGLIMGLGFVIGGFCPGTSICAAAIGKIDAMIFVAGSFIGVFIFAEGYPIWEGLYKAESWGNVRVFDLLGMQQTVFAFILTAIALSMFWMVSIIENKVNGIKKPVFRFTPYYVTLGIIGFVLSVSAFVLTERKDHLQELVSDKEFVNSYNLKSMTVDELAYRLIKNDNRLQIIDFRLPLEFKKESLPGSTSFTFDNLFEKEPGRILSIRHKINLFVAEDEFQERQLAIVANKLGFKNIIILEGGLNKFNKEILEFDKTLVANNKREEDTYRFRTKASSIIPVLIKENKSAGPVKKTQKRIIGGC